A section of the Schistosoma haematobium chromosome ZW, whole genome shotgun sequence genome encodes:
- a CDS encoding hypothetical protein (EggNog:ENOG410WJH9~COG:T) — MDYGVYSNRSSPAPHLSVSRNFSFNSSADQSLTNIIRRPAASRLGRAKQQAAEHKRSHSLGDSNNLFLRSFKSRPKSRSIRDSPINTPQSFMHSELSSSSSQRSLCQQKYDPEKIEHDLVTSTLTAESVASRNALHLLQNLSLTSSTIENSTSSKLASENSIHSQQSMTSGIRLEKLNIDVTKSEVSDDDHDDNQNITDESRTFHYFSSYSPRFSVVLEQARMNELRNNSNTSLNSNDVDPVSEKNTPHTSSRINLASSNNFNIKRGNSELPKGTCTFAADKQQSITNKQNIISSDQSLNSFQINTNSSNFQSSDIPSAPESFKCDQFSSEIVNPSVIIPSITHTGTENATPILLNIKESDKFHVISDASKHSKSSESDSNSSLELFQNDSSIRSFGNSTREDEPTIYQPITLVSSESVEKPPLMPINCPNLEHFASHTASHSSTSSSSSSKSSLSLTTLTPHLTPHTESLFSPIGDHDSTLHKGPWFLNVDLKPDEGHLNVCPYQHTPRSFMSFKSTSPVLGQSSGTSTTKSDMYCSYSPSSSGPLIFNNPSRVMHLPVSPVGHNPPSLRPFMPYTLGIPRQAIIINKGKQGFGFVFRAIRVFFGLSDAYTLHHLVLGVVPHGPAAKAGLKEADLILSVNDVSTIGMYHTDVVKLILQSGTTLRLHATPISQTFIRSDGPYRSSGRLVPRVTSAHLLNNNNNNNNNNNNNNNNNGKNNYTTRYSNQIPDKHTCTSYTPFNPLMSCHSNSPEIIPKDVSSLPFDGKSYASVCASNSSRHTDEVAKRITRRLTIREARHRHLNNGAYESKVQHIQPDTNLNCIHQSDSMPNNAYMDKSKICYSQPVTCSKGSAQTYASVAAQRFGISLSQTSTHPISSNSISQNNIMFFPAHRR, encoded by the exons ATGGATTATGGTGTGTATAGCAATAGATCTTCCCCTGCACCCCATTTGTCGGTTTCCCGAAATTTCAGCTTTAATTCTTCTGCCGATCAAAGTCTAACGAATATCATCCGGCGACCTGCAGCTTCTCGTCTTGGACGCGCTAAACAGCAAGCTGCTGAACATAAACGTAGTCACAGTTTGGGGGATAGTAATAATTTGTTTCTTCGGTCATTTAAGTCTCGTCCCAAAAGTCGAAGCATCCGTGATTCACCTATAAACACCCCACAGTCATTTATGCATTCAGAGCTAAGCAGTTCTAGTTCTCAGCGGTCTTTATGCCAACAAAAATATGATCCTGAAAAGATTGAACACGATTTGGTAACGTCTACTTTAACTGCGGAATCTGTTGCAAGTCGTAATGCTTTACACTTATTGCAAAACTTATCATTAACCTCTAGCACCATAGAAAACTCTACGTCCTCAAAGTTAGCAAGTGAGAATAGTATTCATAGTCAACAGTCTATGACTTCCGGAATTAGATTAGAAAAGTTGAATATAGATGTTACCAAATCTGAAGTTAGTGATGATGACCACGATGACAATCAGAACATCACTGATGAGTCACGTACATTTCACTATTTTTCTTCCTATTCACCTCGTTTCTCCGTTGTTTTGGAACAAGCTAGAATGAATGAACTTCGCAACAATTCCAATACGAGTTTGAACTCTAACGATGTTGATCCTGTCAGTGAAAAGAATACGCCTCATACCTCATCTCGTATCAATCTGGCATCAtccaataattttaatattaaacgTGGGAATTCTGAACTTCCTAAAGGGACCTGTACATTTGCTGCAGATAAACAACAGTcaattacaaataaacaaaatataatttcTTCTGACCAGTCATTGAATAGTTTTCAAATTAACACTAACTCATCAAAT TTTCAGTCATCTGATATACCAAGTGCTCCTGAATCTTTCAAATGTGACCAGTTCTCTTCTGAAATTGTTAACCCAAGCGTTATTATCCCTTCAATCACTCACACTGGTACTGAAAATGCTACTCCCATTCTGTTAAACATCAAAGAGTCAGATAAATTTCATGTTATTTCTGATGCTAGTAAACATTCAAAATCTTCAGAATCGGATTCTAATTCTAGTTTAGAGCTGTTTCAAAATGATTCGAGTATCCGCTCTTTTGGGAACTCTACAAGAGAAGATGAACCAACAATATATCAACCTATTACTCTTGTCTCTTCTGAATCTGTTGAAAAACCTCCACTAATGCCCATAAATTGCCCTAACCTTGAACATTTCGCTAGTCACACAGCTTCTCATTCATCGACTTCAAGTTCATCTTCATCTAAATCCTCACTTTCACTGACAACACTCACTCCTCACCTAACTCCTCATACAGAATCACTTTTCTCTCCTATAGGTGACCATGATTCTACTTTACATAAAGGTCCATGGTTTCTTAATGTTGATTTAAAGCCAGATGAAGGACATTTGAATGTCTGCCCTTATCAACATACTCCTCGTTCGTTTATGTCCTTTAAAAGTACATCACCTGTACTCGGTCAAAGTAGTGGAACTTCCACAACCAAATCAGATATGTATTGCTCTTATTCACCATCCTCATCCGGACCCTTGATTTTCAACAATCCCTCACGTGTTATGCATCTTCCGGTTTCTCCTGTGGGTCACAACCCTCCTTCTTTGCGACCTTTCATGCCTTATACACTTGGAATTCCTCGCCAAGCAATCATAATCAATAAAGGTAAACAAGGCTTTGGTTTCGTTTTCCGAGCTATTCGAGTATTTTTTGGTTTATCAGATGCATACACATTGCATCATCTTGTACTTGGAGTTGTGCCTCATGGTCCAGCAGCCAAAGCCGGCTTAAAAGAAGCTGATTTAATTCTAAGTGTTAACGATGTATCGACAATTGGAATGTATCATACAGATGTTGTGAAGCTAATTTTACAG AGTGGGACTACTTTACGTCTTCATGCAACTCCTATTAGTCAAACATTTATTCGTTCTGATGGACCATATCGTTCTTCTGGTCGTCTTGTACCACGTGTTACTTCAGCTCatctattgaataataataataataataataataataataataataataataataataatggtaaaaataATTACACTACAAGATACTCAAATCAAATTCCAGATAAACACACATGTACATCTTATACACCATTTAATCCCTTGATGAGTTGTCATTCTAATTCTCCCGAAATAATACCCAAAGATGTTTCATCACTACCTTTTGATGGTAAGTCATATGCTTCCGTATGTGCATCAAATAGTTCAAGGCACACCGATGAAGTTGCTAAACGCATAACTCGACGTTTGACAATTAGAGAAGCCCGTCATCGTCATTTGAATAATGGAGCTTACGAATCTAAAGTTCAACATATACAACCAGATACCAATTTAAATTGTATTCATCAATCAGACTCAATGCCGAACAATGCATATATGGATAAATCGAAAATTTGTTATTCTCAGCCAGTAACATGTTCTAAAGGATCTGCTCAAACCTACGCTTCTGTTGCTGCTCAACGATTTGGTATTTCTCTAAGTCAAACCTCTACACACCCTATAAGCTCTAACTCAATTTCTCAAAATAATATTATGTTTTTTCCAGCACATCGTAGGTAG